The sequence below is a genomic window from Sneathiella sp. P13V-1.
TTCCTGTGTGAAGGTCGAAGACCTGAATTCCCAAGCCTCTTCGACCACGGCCACCGCCATCGATGTCGCGTTCGAGCTGATACCGATTGGAGGTCATTGGTCCAAGCCTCAGATTCGCTGCTTCGAGAACTTGATCGAACATCGTGCCGATAGCGAATGTTTCCAGGTCAAGCTTATATGGATTGTCACCATTTGTTAGTGCCGCTAGGCCGCGCAATGGTCCAGAAGTTTTTTCTTCCTCTTCAAGCATACTTAATGTTTCTGCGAGCTCATCGCGTAACTCTGTTAGGTGAGTTAAACCTTGCTGAGCGGCGGCACGCTCGTCAGTCGCTTCATTTAGATTGGCTTGGGCTTGATCCTGTTTTGATCCAATTTCTTTGAGATCGGGGCGAACCAAGTCGTGAATTTCGCCAGCTTTCGTTTTGGCGGAATCTTCTGCGTTCTTGAGGTTGCGACGATACTCCTCAATAGTCTCGCGAACATCCTCTATGCTCTCGATGGCCGGTTTGAGCCTTACAAATTCATCATGTGTTAGGTTTGCTTTTTTTAGCCGTGAAATGAAGGAGTCTTCTGCTTGTTTCCGGCGTTCAATGCATTCCGTCAAGGCCGTTGTTGCGGCCTTATGTTCCTCACTAGCAATGATGGCACGTTCTCTGGCCTCAGTGGCCGCTTTCTCTGCTGCTAGTTTGGCATTTTTTCTTTCGTCTAAGGCGCTGGAGGTTTCTTCGGTTTGCTCGGCTAGTGCTTCAGGCGTGCGAAGTTCTTCCGGTACGCTTGTGAGCATCTCTTCGAGCCGAGCAGAAGCCGAGGCCGATGATTGTCGTTTGCTAGAGCAGTCTTCACGCAATCTCTCTCGTTCATCTTCTAAGCCAGTTATCTCTTCTGCTAGGCGGTCAATCTCGGCTTCAGCTGTAAGTATGTCTGTTTCGGAGCCGAGGTCTTCCAACTCACTCTCTTCAGATTTGATTTGTGCGCGGATGTCAGCGGCGGGTTCCTCAGGTTTTGGAAGGTCTGCTAGAGCCTGCTTATGGACTTCTAACGTACTCGTCGCGCCCGCAACATCTTGCTCGGCCTTTCGGACTACTGCTGTGGCTTTCTCTAAACTTGCCTTTGCCTCGCGAAACGTCTTGTCCAAACCGGCTTGTTCTATAGTCCCGATTGCCAGACTGGGGTGGTCAGTTGCTCCACATACGGGGCACGGATCTCCGTCTAAGAGTTTTGAGGCGAGGTGAAGTGCTTGGGCTTCCGAGAGATT
It includes:
- a CDS encoding SbcC/MukB-like Walker B domain-containing protein → MLTSVPEELRTPEALAEQTEETSSALDERKNAKLAAEKAATEARERAIIASEEHKAATTALTECIERRKQAEDSFISRLKKANLTHDEFVRLKPAIESIEDVRETIEEYRRNLKNAEDSAKTKAGEIHDLVRPDLKEIGSKQDQAQANLNEATDERAAAQQGLTHLTELRDELAETLSMLEEEEKTSGPLRGLAALTNGDNPYKLDLETFAIGTMFDQVLEAANLRLGPMTSNRYQLERDIDGGGRGRRGLGIQVFDLHTGKTRPTSTLSGGETFIAALALALGLADIVECSSGKVRLDTIFIDEGFGSLDTENGAGTLDQVLNVLNTLVSQNRSVGLISHVPLVQEAVPNGFYVQKSIGGSSVETRNAL